The sequence AGATCTTTAAGGCATGCACGACTGCTGCCAGCTCCAGATCATGAGTAGCATAATTCTCTTCATGCCGTCTGGGGGCTCTGGAGGCATAGGCAATCACTCGCCGATCCTGCATAAGGATGCAGCCTAGGCCCGTACCTAATACATTACAACAAGTATTAATGGCCGAATAATATCTGGCGGAGGCAAATAGGGATGAATACGGAGCCAagacccgtacctgatgcatcacagtacacatcaaaaggccgggtaatatctggctgagcgagGACAGGAGCAGACGTCAGAAACTTCTTCAAGGTCTGAAAAGCCTGctcacatttgtcgtcccaattaaatctcatccctttcttaagcaattcagtcatgggtctagcaatttttgagaagtccGGCACGAACCGGCGATAATaccctgctagcccaaggaaactccggatctccGGAACAGAGGTGGGAGAGCTTTTGGAAGTGGTATTGATTTTATTCATTTGGGCAATTAAAATACATCTTCTATTAGCATAAACGCATCTTTGTTTTTGATTGATTGTATTCAAGGTCCGTTACATGCATTAAGTTAAAATACCTGATATATCTAGCTTGCAGATACTTTGACAAAGGAAAAAGTTTTAACATGTGAATAGTTTGCTGCATGAGTCTGTAATTCGCACTCAATCTTCTTGATTTTCATCCTTACAGATCACCGATGATAATGATGCATGGCCATTTCGGGAGCCAGTGGATGTTGTAGGACTGAACCTTCATGACTATTACAAGGTAACGATTAAGCCTGATAATGCATTTTTATCCCTTATTTCTGTAGTTAATTCATATTGCGATAGTAATTTTGATTACAAGGGGATATTGATGTAGGTAGTAAAAATGTGAATCACTATTGATGTTATGTCTTTATTGTAATCCCGGATATTCACCCGCAATACAAAAATCTTATAGAGGTATACAGACTCGACCTTGATTAGGGTCCACTTTGGCCATCGTTTATGCTCTACTGCAAGCACAAGTATATATAAACCCCCCCAATATGCTTCTCGAGCTGCATACAAATAGAGCTCGATCTGGAAGGCGCTTGCTCTTGGGGGCAGCCAGAGTCATTGCGGGTGTAGTCGGGAAGGAACGAAGGAGGCGACATCCAGTAAGGAATCTATGGATTAGGGTTTGAGGGGACAGGAGGGGGTTGCTTTATTGGCTTTTGGGTGTATTGGGCTCTACTGAGTTATTGGGATGGCTGCTCGGAGATATTGCGGCCCAGCGCTTGTATTTTCCTCTTATTCCCTACTGTACATATTCTCTCTTACATATTTTTATATGTCCCATATTATTTATCTGTTGTAAAATAAAACgtgttttttttgaaactgtGTATCAACGTATCCGTATGTCTGGTACCAATATCCATATTCGTGTTGTATAAATATAACACCTTAGAAGCAAGCGATTATAGTGTGTGGTTTTTCCCTTCACCaatagtgttttttttttccttttcaggaTTCCATCAATGGAATTAATATAGCAGCTAATGTTCAGTTTTATGAGATATGATGTTGTGTCTTTGACCTATACTATCTGTTAGATGGTCGGATCCACTTATGATGTTCCCTTTATTGCTTGGTTCAAATTGTGGAATCCTTGAAATTTAGCATGTATGTCTCTATATTTAGTTTCTTTTTTGCAGCTGGTTAGCTGACCTGAGTTAGAGCTGCTTCTTTGGCTTGATTACCATTATATGCTTACCAAACAATCTTTGTAGGgacaattaatatttatttaatatgtTTTCCTGAAACTTATTTGTAGTACTTTTCATGTATTTACTTTATCATCTTCTTCACAGATTATTACCAAACCTATGGACTTCTCTACTATTCAAAATAAAATGGAAGGGAAGGATGTTACCACTTACAAAAATGTTCGAGAAATATATGCAGATGTTAGATTAATTTTTGCCAACGCAATGACgtacaatgatgatgagaataTTGTCCACTTGCTTGCTAAATCATTGCTTGGGAAATTTGAAGAGAAGTGGCGGCAATTTCTTCCTAAAGTTGAGAGTGAGGTAAATTTTTCTAGTTAtgcatttttctttcttcttttgttttgtTATGGACATGGGTTGCCTTGCCTTTGATAAAAGCATGTCTGAACCTTTTGTTCTTTGCATCATATTTCTCTACATATGCTTGTAGGAAAAAAGACAAAAGGAAGAGGAATCAAAGGGTGTTGTAGCCACCAATACTTCTCGAGAAGCAGCAgttgcaaagttagcaaaagaTACTGATGAGGAGGTTTGATGTTTTGATCCATTGTTTGTTGTTGGGATGGTTAATATCCAGTTCAATTATGTAGTTTTAGAAGCAATATGTATAATTGTTGACAAATCTTCATTGCCTCATTCAGTATTAGATTCAAGGATCTTATCCTATTCGCCCATGGATATTCAAGActtcctcttcttttttctgCAGCTGAATCAGGTCAATAAACAGCTGGAGGAACTCCGGAAAATGGTGGTCAACAGATGCAGGTATATGCTATAATGCTCAATTTCCTTTTTTGTTGCTTTGATTTTTTATGTTGTGATGGCATCATACCTGTGTAGCTGAATCACATGGTCGCTAAAATATCAATATCGTAGGAAAATGACCACAGATGAGAAGAGGAAACTGGGTGCAGGTCTCTGCCACTTGTCTCCAGACGATCTTAACAAGGCACTAGAAATTGTTGCACAAGACAACCCAAGCTTCCAAATTAAAGCAGAAGAAGTGGATCTCGACATGGATGCTCAggtaatgttttgtttgtttcccTAACTTTTTTCTTCTGTCCAATGACCATAACTGGTTTCTTATGTCGTGGCTTAAAATTAAGGAAATAATACCACCCTCTGCGTTTCAACTTGAGAGTTCCCTCGAACTATTGTGGTTATTTCATCTGGTCCACTTTAAACCGTGCTCCTTGATGCAGAGCGAGACAACACTGTGGAGGCTGAAATTCTTTGTGGCGGAAGCGCTGGAAAGACAGGCCAACGCTGCTTCTGGGAAGATGGATGAGAACACCAAGAGAAAGAGGGAGATATGCAATGCCCTGGCGAAAACTGCTTCAAAACGAATCAAGAAGCAGCCTTAGCAGTCCAGACCTTTCTTTGACTGCCACTGATTGTTCAGAATGTTTTTGAAGTAGGAGTAGCCTTGGTAAAACAATCTTTGCCCTTTTGTGTGCAGTGGTCGTGTACATAGTATGCATTGGTCAGTAACTCGTGAGTGTTTCGAAATTGCAAAATGTCTGGTGATTGCTTCCTCTCGTGTCACTGAACCCTGCTTGCAGCAGACATGACCTCAAGGTTCCTGAGCTCCATTACCTCCCTGTTGCGGAGCTGTGACTGTGAAAGGAATGTCTGTTCAGCAAACTTTTGTTGCAGGCATGTTAACATAAAC comes from Panicum virgatum strain AP13 chromosome 4K, P.virgatum_v5, whole genome shotgun sequence and encodes:
- the LOC120702537 gene encoding transcription factor GTE6-like; protein product: MDFSTIQNKMEGKDVTTYKNVREIYADVRLIFANAMTYNDDENIVHLLAKSLLGKFEEKWRQFLPKVESEEKRQKEEESKGVVATNTSREAAVAKLAKDTDEELNQVNKQLEELRKMVVNRCRKMTTDEKRKLGAGLCHLSPDDLNKALEIVAQDNPSFQIKAEEVDLDMDAQSETTLWRLKFFVAEALERQANAASGKMDENTKRKREICNALAKTASKRIKKQP